A stretch of Henckelia pumila isolate YLH828 chromosome 4, ASM3356847v2, whole genome shotgun sequence DNA encodes these proteins:
- the LOC140863278 gene encoding C-type lectin receptor-like tyrosine-protein kinase At1g52310: protein MVNTGFIPTVHSRLLSLLASCLLLIFSASTSSGFNESLNVSLSPPFQNQTHTTVPCPSGWIGNPVNSKCYKHVANGASWDESENHCRSYNAHLASVTSSQELVMLQKLCAENSMGCWVGGRRDNTTLGGVWKWSDNISYWNDSLSPSMPIQIGCTNISCISSNFPAMCTLITNGTAALLAQRCNTSHAFLCMRTIENNCRHMHCHQEYLIILGVVSGLIFFTTLAVVIWLLVYRRNKKRKRSRKLSNPAELALVPPSWRVFTREELKSITKNFSEGNRLMGDAKTGGTYSGVLPDGSRVAVKRLKRSSFQRKKEFYSEIGRVARLHHSSLVAVKGCCYDHGERYIVYEFVVNGPLDRWLHHIPRGARTLDWAMRMKVATSLAQGIAFLHDKVKPQVVHRDIRASNVLLDEDFGAHLMGVGLSKFVPWEVMHERRVMAGGTHGYLAPEFVYRNELTTKSDVYSFGVLLLEIVSGRRPAQAVDSVGWQSIFEWATPLVQSHRYLELLDPLISSSSSVIPEAGTVQKVVDLVYSCTQHVPSMRPRMSHVVHQLQQLSQLPPVK, encoded by the exons ATGGTAAACACGGGTTTCATACCTACGGTTCATTCACGTCTTCTTTCCCTACTTGCTTCTTGTCTCCTACTTATATTCAGTGCTTCAACCTCATCG GGCTTTAATGAGTCGCTTAATGTATCTTTATCGCCACCTTTTCAGAACCAAACTCACACAACAG TGCCATGTCCTTCTGGTTGGATTGGCAACCCTGTGAACAGTAAGTGTTATAAACATGTTGCAAATGGTGCATCATGGGATGAATCTGAGAACCACTGCAGGTCTTATAATGCACACCTTGCATCAGTTACTTCATCTCAAGAACTTGTCATGCTTCAAAAGTTGTGTGCTGAAAATTCCATGGGATGCTGGGTTGGTGGAAGAAGAGACAATACCACACTTGGTGGAGTTTGGAAATGGTCAGATAACATATCTTACTGGAATGACTCTCTCAGTCCTAGCATGCCAATCCAGATCGGTTGTACCAATATATCTTGCATTAGCAGTAATTTTCCAGCTATGTGCACATTGATTACCAATGGGACGGCGGCTCTTCTGGCTCAGAGATGCAATACATCACATGCCTTCTTGTGCATGCGCACCATAG AGAACAATTGTCGTCATATGCACTGCCACCAAGAATATCTTATCATTCTTGGTGTTGTTAGTGGTTTGATTTTCTTCACAACCCTGGCTGTTGTGATATGGCTTCTTGTATATAGGCGTAATAAGAAGCGTAAAAGATCTCGCAAGCTGTCCAATCCAGCAGAATTGGCATTAGTTCCTCCATCATGGAGAGTGTTTACCCGTGAGGAACTGAAGTCTATTACCAAGAATTTCAGTGAAGGAAACCGTCTTATGGGAGATGCCAAAACGGGGGGCACATATAGTGGAGTTCTTCCGGATGGGTCAAGAGTAGCAGTTAAAAGGTTGAAGAGATCTAGCTTTCAGAGGAAAAAGGAGTTCTATTCTGAGATAGGACGAGTTGCAAGATTACATCATTCAAGCTTGGTGGCCGTCAAAGGATGTTGCTATGACCATGGTGAGCGCTACATTGTGTATGAGTTTGTTGTGAATGGGCCATTAGATAGATGGCTACACCATATTCCCAGAGGGGCTCGAACTTTGGATTGGGCCATGAGAATGAAAGTTGCTACAAGCCTTGCTCAAGGGATTGC GTTCCTCCATGACAAAGTGAAACCACAGGTTGTACACCGCGATATCCGTGCAAGTAATGTACTTCTTGATGAGGACTTTGGCGCACATCTCATGGGAGTCGGTCTCTCGAAGTTCGTTCCGTGGGAGGTAATGCATGAGAGGCGGGTAATGGCCGGTGGAACTCATGGATATCTTGCTCCAGAGTTTGTCTACCGAAACGAGCTGACAACAAAGAGTGATGTCTACAGCTTCGGGGTGCTTCTGCTTGAAATCGTTAGCGGGCGCAGACCTGCCCAAGCGGTTGATTCTGTTGGTTGGCAAAGTATATTTGAGTGGGCTACGCCATTGGTGCAATCTCATCGCTATCTCGAGCTATTGGATCCTCTTATATCATCGTCGTCTTCTGTGATCCCAGAAGCTGGAACTGTTCAGAAAGTAGTGGACCTTGTATACTCATGCACGCAGCACGTACCGTCTATGCGTCCTAGAATGTCACACGTTGTCCACCAGCTACAGCAGTTGTCGCAGCTTCCTCCGGTCAAATAA